In Aquiflexum balticum DSM 16537, a single genomic region encodes these proteins:
- a CDS encoding non-ribosomal peptide synthetase, translated as MDRNFDFESVDYNPFGEKEIIRVARLTDAQKEIWLSCILGGDEANLSYNLSLSLQFSGGVNKKYLWEACDYLVERHESLRLSFSADGNFFMVYNHLEPIKIQKDFSILTEEEKKSAVEEFLDQETSFVFDLKNGPLVRFSLIELSKESFLFTITAHHLVADGWSFGVMLEEIASIYNALKNNNPVELPETVQFGQYADEMEIFSDSKEYQSTEKYWLEKFKLIPEQLELPTDWPRPIQRTFKSRRIDFELPPELVESIKALGKKSKSSLVSTIMAAFEIFLSKITGQDDVVLGLPAAGQAATDHLVLVGHCVNLLPIRTKVDQNLSFKEYLGKRRLELLDDYDHQKYTFGNLIKKLNIKRDNSRIPLVPVVFNIDMGMDDQVNFSGLEHSLISNPRKFENFEIFLNLANHGENLIVEWSYNTDLFHEDTISYWMLGLEDLLSQVVHNPVKPIRNLILNESLVFQQLKEWNATSLELPVQNSFLEIFWEQVKSIPSMISFIAGDKEITYRNLRLYSNAIAKNLRNQGLGKGDVVGVMLDRNEMLLPALFGIMESGACYLPLDPNFPIERLTYMLEDSGASLILTERKYSSWLDTDLAQLTLDDLSLQGVDQLQEIETPEPNDLAYILYTSGSTGKPKGVRISHLNLLNFLVSMKNSPGMLPGEKLLAITTISFDIAGLELYLPLIAGGTVVLVNSEESRDGRILLRKMESHKIDIMQATPATWRMLMASGWDKPMPFKLLCGGEALNQDLAEKLLDLVGPFWNMYGPTETTIWSTVKKIENADQITIGRPIANTQIYILDENQIPCPVGRVGEICIGGLGVANGYHKRDELSKDKFLSDPFSGEKNARLYRTGDLGKFQLNGEVVCLGRLDFQVKIRGYRIELGEIETKLNQMRCIQYAAVNTWEQEVGDTRLVAYLVIENDFNGHSEEKLIEKCKDELKQSLPEYMVPTEWVFMEKLPFTNNNKVDRKSLPKPDRKNLKSLSQLTAPVTEIQKKVSRIWQKVLGHGDIGLESEFFALGGHSLMAVELMVGIEHETGKKLPVNSVFQYPTLKDFCKLLEPAVNSQVSWHVIVPIKLEGKKPPIFLIHGAGANVTSFYGLAKYLDKDQPVFGIRSKGLNGVDEPLHSIEEMASNYIQEIKKVHPFGIFHLGGQSFGAYVAFEMAKQLKRLGQPVGKIILFDVPAYQSETKLTAWGKFKMKIEREIEKRVIDVSLATQHPDAFKRMKASSFSNKGKFLKKWLGIEKDKVASDLFLTIEKIRNINHKAMDEYILSPYDGDIILFKAKIKTFLVKDKEFYGWKPYARQVIPVDVGGDHNSMIDDPELVKKFGDTLQRLIDKRV; from the coding sequence ATGGACCGGAATTTTGATTTTGAGTCAGTGGACTATAATCCTTTCGGGGAAAAAGAAATAATCAGGGTTGCAAGGTTGACAGATGCACAAAAAGAAATTTGGCTATCCTGCATTTTGGGTGGAGATGAAGCAAATCTTTCTTATAACCTGAGTTTATCCTTGCAGTTTTCTGGAGGTGTAAACAAGAAGTATCTTTGGGAAGCCTGTGACTATTTGGTGGAGAGACATGAATCTCTAAGGTTGTCTTTTTCGGCCGATGGTAATTTTTTCATGGTATATAATCACCTGGAGCCAATAAAAATCCAAAAAGACTTTTCAATCTTGACTGAAGAGGAGAAAAAAAGTGCTGTAGAAGAATTTTTGGATCAAGAAACAAGCTTTGTTTTTGACCTCAAAAATGGTCCCTTGGTCCGTTTCTCATTGATTGAATTATCCAAGGAATCTTTTTTATTTACCATAACTGCCCACCACTTAGTTGCGGATGGCTGGTCATTTGGAGTAATGTTGGAGGAAATTGCAAGTATCTATAATGCTTTAAAAAACAATAATCCCGTTGAACTTCCTGAGACAGTGCAATTTGGTCAGTATGCAGATGAAATGGAGATCTTCTCGGATTCCAAGGAATACCAATCCACCGAAAAATATTGGCTGGAAAAGTTCAAGCTGATTCCCGAACAATTGGAGTTGCCAACAGACTGGCCACGTCCTATTCAACGTACCTTCAAAAGCAGAAGGATTGATTTTGAATTACCTCCCGAGCTGGTCGAAAGTATAAAGGCGCTTGGAAAAAAATCCAAAAGCAGTCTGGTCAGTACCATTATGGCTGCTTTCGAAATTTTTCTTTCCAAAATTACGGGTCAGGATGATGTGGTTTTGGGTTTGCCTGCCGCAGGCCAAGCTGCTACAGATCATTTGGTATTGGTGGGTCATTGCGTGAATCTTCTTCCCATCAGAACAAAAGTGGACCAAAATCTTTCTTTTAAAGAATACCTTGGCAAAAGGAGGCTTGAGCTTTTGGATGATTATGATCATCAAAAATATACTTTTGGTAACTTGATCAAAAAGCTGAATATCAAGAGAGATAACTCTAGAATACCATTGGTACCTGTAGTATTCAACATTGATATGGGGATGGACGATCAGGTGAATTTTTCGGGACTTGAGCATAGCTTGATTAGTAACCCGAGGAAATTCGAAAACTTCGAGATCTTTTTGAACTTGGCCAATCATGGAGAAAATTTGATTGTAGAATGGTCTTACAATACAGACCTTTTTCATGAGGATACCATTTCTTACTGGATGCTGGGATTAGAGGATCTGCTCTCACAGGTAGTACATAATCCGGTTAAGCCTATTAGAAACCTGATTTTGAATGAAAGTTTAGTTTTTCAACAACTCAAGGAATGGAATGCAACTTCTTTGGAGCTTCCGGTACAAAATTCCTTCTTAGAGATTTTTTGGGAACAAGTCAAATCAATTCCTTCCATGATTTCATTCATTGCAGGAGATAAGGAGATTACCTATAGAAATCTGAGGCTTTATTCAAATGCGATTGCAAAAAATCTCCGGAATCAAGGTCTTGGCAAGGGAGATGTGGTTGGGGTGATGCTGGACCGAAATGAAATGTTATTGCCTGCCCTATTTGGAATCATGGAGTCAGGTGCCTGTTACTTGCCTTTGGATCCTAATTTCCCTATTGAACGCTTAACCTATATGTTGGAAGATTCAGGGGCAAGTTTAATTTTAACCGAAAGGAAATACAGTTCATGGTTGGATACTGATTTAGCGCAATTGACCCTGGATGATTTAAGTTTGCAAGGGGTAGATCAGTTGCAGGAGATAGAAACTCCTGAACCAAATGATTTGGCTTATATACTTTATACTTCAGGTTCAACTGGAAAACCAAAGGGAGTCAGAATCAGCCATTTGAATCTTTTGAATTTCTTGGTCAGTATGAAGAATTCTCCCGGGATGCTTCCCGGAGAGAAATTATTGGCGATTACAACCATTTCATTTGATATTGCCGGACTTGAACTTTATTTGCCATTGATTGCAGGGGGAACCGTCGTTTTAGTAAATAGCGAGGAATCCCGTGACGGCAGGATCTTGTTAAGGAAAATGGAAAGCCATAAGATAGACATCATGCAGGCAACCCCTGCCACTTGGCGGATGTTGATGGCTTCAGGATGGGATAAACCCATGCCTTTCAAATTACTTTGTGGAGGGGAAGCCTTGAATCAAGACCTTGCAGAAAAATTATTGGATTTGGTTGGCCCCTTTTGGAATATGTATGGTCCTACTGAAACCACCATTTGGTCCACGGTCAAAAAAATTGAAAATGCTGATCAGATTACAATCGGGCGACCTATTGCCAACACACAAATCTATATTTTGGACGAAAATCAAATACCCTGTCCTGTTGGAAGGGTAGGGGAGATTTGTATTGGAGGCCTTGGAGTAGCAAATGGTTACCATAAAAGAGATGAACTTTCCAAAGATAAATTTCTTTCTGACCCATTTTCCGGTGAAAAAAATGCAAGACTTTATAGGACAGGTGACCTGGGTAAGTTCCAATTAAATGGAGAAGTTGTTTGTTTGGGAAGGCTGGATTTCCAGGTAAAGATAAGAGGTTACAGGATTGAGTTGGGTGAAATTGAAACTAAACTCAATCAGATGAGGTGCATCCAATATGCTGCAGTCAATACTTGGGAACAGGAAGTAGGGGATACCAGATTGGTGGCTTATCTGGTTATTGAAAATGACTTTAATGGACATTCAGAAGAAAAGCTGATTGAAAAGTGTAAAGATGAACTCAAACAATCTTTGCCAGAATACATGGTACCTACCGAGTGGGTTTTTATGGAAAAACTTCCATTTACCAACAACAACAAGGTAGACAGAAAAAGCCTTCCCAAACCGGACAGGAAAAACTTGAAATCCCTAAGCCAACTAACTGCTCCTGTTACAGAAATCCAGAAAAAAGTATCCCGTATTTGGCAAAAAGTATTGGGCCATGGTGATATAGGTTTGGAATCTGAATTTTTCGCTTTAGGGGGACATTCATTAATGGCAGTGGAGTTAATGGTGGGAATTGAGCATGAAACCGGTAAAAAACTACCTGTAAACAGTGTATTCCAATACCCAACACTGAAAGATTTCTGTAAATTATTGGAACCAGCGGTGAATTCCCAAGTATCATGGCATGTAATTGTCCCTATCAAACTCGAAGGCAAAAAACCACCTATTTTTCTGATTCATGGTGCAGGAGCAAATGTTACTTCATTTTATGGCTTGGCCAAGTATCTGGACAAGGACCAACCGGTTTTTGGAATACGGTCTAAGGGATTAAACGGTGTGGATGAACCCTTACACAGTATTGAAGAAATGGCTTCCAATTACATTCAGGAGATTAAAAAAGTACATCCTTTTGGAATTTTTCATTTGGGAGGACAGTCTTTCGGTGCCTATGTGGCATTTGAAATGGCTAAGCAACTTAAAAGGCTTGGCCAACCGGTGGGAAAAATAATTCTTTTTGATGTTCCAGCTTACCAATCTGAAACAAAATTGACAGCATGGGGAAAGTTTAAAATGAAAATAGAAAGAGAAATTGAAAAGCGTGTCATCGATGTAAGTTTGGCCACACAACATCCTGATGCTTTTAAAAGAATGAAAGCGAGTTCTTTTTCCAATAAAGGTAAATTTCTTAAAAAATGGTTGGGAATTGAAAAAGACAAGGTAGCCTCAGACCTATTCCTGACAATTGAAAAAATCAGAAATATTAACCACAAAGCCATGGACGAGTATATCTTATCGCCTTATGATGGGGATATTATCTTATTTAAGGCCAAAATCAAAACCTTTTTGGTTAAAGATAAGGAGTTCTACGGATGGAAGCCATATGCCAGACAGGTGATTCCTGTGGATGTGGGCGGAGATCACAATTCTATGATTGATGATCCTGAACTTGTCAAAAAGTTCGGAGATACATTACAGAGACTTATTGATAAAAGGGTTTAA
- a CDS encoding type I polyketide synthase, with protein MLKKRILDRFLEVAVIHPTLTAVVFNEKSISYGDLNDRATVLAKAIKEISQDEEIIGISTSRSIEMIIGVLAILKAGKTYMPIDPTYPEERHKNMIEISSLKYVVACKEEEECWSKLGLNRIGFEAQSKQKEIDLPLEPQEVYAVFFTSGSTGKPKGVMVTTQGAVELIEYKLKTSRAAGLGVKTLQFCHLGFDISVKEIFVSLSSGGELHLVEEMQRLDAYYLLNYIQSHEINTIFLPNVSLQYLTNAAVISGIYPKSLIELNTGGEQLQISPHVREFFKELPGAVLKNNYGPTEASMWASDIDFTGDPDSWEEIPSIGLPLAACEFYVLNNSLEQIPSGQIGELHIAGNCLAKGYLNRPDLTASRFISWTSPDGKQLRLYKTGDLVVCKENGQYYFQGREDDQIKIRGNRVELGEIESALINLPNVKHAIVKLDQDDSGAKFLSGYVLFSDQKNADVSTIKTALKSKIPDYMIPDYIIAVNEFPKTSSGKVDKKALPKPLHQRPQWADAYVAPSSELEQQINTVFTSVLNYDKVSIHDNFFEMGGNSLKAQKTIAALKQRFGLELPILKLYQFPSVALVAQYFEQAKKPRLMVQKVKKSDKESRGVAIIGMSLKFPGANSIQDFLEILRTGKETIRFFSKEEIDARISDSFKNNPQYVAARGIIEGYDTFDANFFGLNPKLAAIADPQQRKFLECAYELLEAAGYRTADEPLPIGVYAGCSPNTYFVHNLIPNKAKIESYGEFMINSLNEKDYLASRTAYHLNLTGPAVSVHSACSTALLAVAQAVEAIRSGKCSMAIAGASSIKSPVYSGHLHDEGSVYSKDGHVKSFDEAATGTVFSDGVGVVLLKDLDQAIADGDQVHAVIKGIGINNDGGGKGSFSAPSAEGQAGAIYAAIQDAGVSPDQIGYLEAHATATPLGDPMEIEGLKLAFSECTKSNSCVIGSSKSNIGHLNAAAGIAGLFRAILTIKEKQFFPQAGFQKLNPAIDFEHSPFYLPNGLSDWESDQIRMAGVSSFGVGGTNVHVILEEAPIPDALSEEPKSYSYPAYLFPWSAKSEESLEEYALKLSDFIYGNPNVDLDTISSELLHRRMGYPFRKFIVASDRMELIDKFAQPVSAKKQSEIISETVFLFPGQGAQFLNMGKELYQYVEVFKKSLDTCALILEEFAGIQILDIIFPEKENEEAELLLKDTQYTQPAIFAVEYALSQCWIALGIKPIILCGHSIGEFVAAHLSGVFSLEDALKLVAKRGKMISSLPGGHMLSIRCKEEEIKFLLPDSLSLAGVNGENQCVVAGKREDIADFADLLETKDIPSKILQTSHAFHSYMMDPILEDFADFVATIPKSKPRIPIVSTVTGDFITDDQAQSAEYWTNQLRNAVRFGDACQTLLELDLPLSFLEVGPGNVLTSLIRQNEKSKGKDFYNSLIKSPKASDFKFLLTQAGQLWQNGKKIHWENLMPMNPIKAEIPTYAFKKEKIWIEAPSSTEKIVNKKDNFSVSNITQVFENKLNHPTMDRKSIIKEKLVALIQDSTGLSVSDESTSFMELGFDSLLLTQLASRIKQEFKVNVTFRQLSDTLGDVRALVGHLEEQLPPEMFVESIPPSSPQNIETPSSREYNQIPHFSQLEQMPLTGNNVEIMQVLSKQLELMTQQINLMSGRLTANTPDSKMNPAVTVQKQEIAENPSKNKTAIIPPNAPKTFGAMAKIDKVSAATSPEQDAFIQQLIQRFNEKTRSSKEYTQKHRAHMADPRVVSGFKPNTKEITYSLVVDRSEGSKIWDIDGNEYLDVLNGFGAILFGHRPDFVQKAVKEQMEKGFEIGPQHVLAGEVSELICELTGHERAALCNTGSEAVMAALRMARTVTGRSLVVSFNNSYHGTFDEVIVRGSNTKSYPAAAGIMPSQVENLLVLEYGTEESLEIIRKRKDELAAVLVEPVQSRRPEFQPVEFLKKVREITLESGTALIFDEVITGFRTHLKGAQGLFDIKADIGTYGKVIGGGLPIGAIAGSATFMDALDGGYWQYGDDSMPEVGVTYFTGTFVRHPLALAAAKASLEYFKNDNGALHADLKQKTDRIADSLDSYFSARNLPFYIAHFGSMWKLKYHQELPYTDLIFILMREKGIHIYDEFPCYLTTKITEEDVDRIISAFKESIDELMKAGFFGGLLQSPEMAQKSTYNEPPIPGAKLGKDPMGNPAWFIRDENNPGKFIKVLSSI; from the coding sequence ATGCTGAAAAAGAGAATTTTAGATCGTTTCCTTGAGGTAGCCGTAATTCATCCAACTTTAACGGCTGTGGTTTTTAATGAAAAATCAATTTCCTATGGTGACTTGAACGATCGTGCTACTGTTTTGGCAAAAGCAATCAAGGAAATCTCTCAGGATGAAGAGATAATTGGAATCAGTACTTCGCGCAGCATTGAAATGATCATAGGCGTTTTGGCGATTTTGAAAGCGGGTAAGACTTACATGCCGATAGATCCAACCTATCCTGAGGAAAGGCATAAAAATATGATTGAAATTTCCTCACTTAAGTATGTCGTGGCATGTAAGGAGGAGGAAGAATGTTGGAGTAAACTTGGATTAAATAGAATTGGTTTTGAAGCCCAAAGCAAGCAAAAGGAGATTGATTTACCTCTTGAACCGCAGGAAGTTTACGCGGTATTTTTTACCTCAGGATCAACAGGCAAACCAAAAGGGGTGATGGTTACCACCCAAGGAGCAGTTGAATTGATTGAATACAAATTGAAAACTTCTAGGGCAGCAGGATTGGGTGTCAAAACACTGCAGTTTTGTCATTTGGGATTTGATATATCGGTGAAGGAGATTTTTGTTTCCCTTTCCTCTGGCGGTGAGTTACACTTGGTAGAAGAAATGCAGAGACTCGATGCCTACTACCTGCTCAATTATATCCAAAGCCATGAAATCAATACTATTTTTCTACCCAATGTATCGCTCCAATATCTGACAAATGCCGCAGTAATTTCCGGAATTTATCCAAAGAGCCTTATCGAACTGAATACAGGTGGGGAGCAATTGCAGATAAGTCCTCATGTCAGGGAATTCTTCAAAGAGCTTCCGGGAGCGGTTTTGAAAAATAACTATGGTCCTACAGAGGCTTCCATGTGGGCTTCTGATATTGATTTTACAGGTGATCCCGATTCTTGGGAGGAAATCCCCTCCATCGGATTGCCATTGGCAGCATGTGAGTTTTATGTGTTGAACAATTCGCTTGAACAAATACCATCAGGTCAGATCGGGGAATTACATATTGCAGGAAACTGTCTTGCAAAAGGATATCTCAACAGGCCCGATTTGACAGCATCGCGCTTCATCTCCTGGACATCTCCGGATGGAAAACAACTCAGACTATATAAGACAGGGGATTTGGTTGTATGCAAAGAAAACGGTCAGTACTATTTTCAAGGCCGGGAGGATGACCAAATCAAAATCCGGGGCAATAGGGTTGAATTGGGCGAGATTGAATCCGCCTTAATTAACCTGCCAAACGTGAAACACGCTATTGTAAAATTAGATCAGGACGATTCAGGAGCGAAATTCCTTTCAGGATATGTTTTATTTTCAGATCAAAAAAATGCAGATGTTTCAACAATTAAAACTGCACTAAAATCAAAAATTCCGGACTACATGATCCCGGATTATATTATAGCAGTCAATGAATTCCCAAAAACTTCCTCAGGAAAAGTTGACAAAAAAGCATTGCCCAAACCCCTTCATCAAAGACCTCAATGGGCGGACGCTTATGTTGCGCCTTCTTCTGAATTGGAACAGCAGATCAATACCGTTTTTACATCGGTATTGAATTATGATAAGGTCAGTATCCATGATAATTTTTTTGAAATGGGTGGGAATTCACTTAAAGCCCAAAAAACAATTGCAGCTTTAAAACAACGATTTGGCTTGGAATTGCCAATACTTAAATTATACCAGTTTCCTTCAGTTGCTTTGGTTGCACAATATTTTGAACAGGCCAAAAAACCTCGATTAATGGTTCAGAAAGTCAAAAAATCTGACAAGGAGAGTAGGGGAGTAGCCATTATCGGGATGTCCCTGAAATTTCCCGGTGCCAATTCTATACAAGATTTTTTGGAGATCCTCAGGACAGGAAAAGAAACCATTCGCTTCTTTAGTAAGGAAGAGATTGATGCCAGGATATCCGACAGCTTCAAAAACAATCCCCAATATGTGGCAGCCCGCGGAATCATAGAAGGCTATGATACCTTTGATGCTAATTTTTTTGGTCTGAATCCCAAATTGGCTGCAATCGCAGATCCACAACAACGAAAATTCCTGGAATGCGCCTACGAACTCCTGGAAGCAGCAGGTTACAGGACTGCAGATGAACCTCTACCCATTGGTGTTTATGCCGGCTGCAGCCCAAATACTTATTTTGTCCACAATCTTATTCCAAACAAAGCTAAGATTGAATCATACGGGGAATTTATGATCAATTCCTTGAATGAAAAGGATTATTTAGCATCAAGAACTGCTTATCACCTGAACCTGACCGGCCCTGCCGTAAGTGTGCATTCGGCTTGTTCCACTGCATTGTTGGCTGTTGCTCAGGCTGTTGAAGCTATTAGGTCTGGAAAATGTTCCATGGCAATAGCGGGAGCATCAAGCATCAAATCTCCGGTTTACAGCGGGCATTTGCATGATGAAGGATCTGTATACAGCAAAGATGGTCATGTCAAATCTTTTGATGAGGCTGCCACAGGTACTGTATTTTCGGATGGTGTGGGTGTAGTGTTGTTAAAAGATTTGGATCAGGCAATTGCAGATGGAGATCAAGTTCATGCGGTAATCAAAGGAATTGGTATCAACAATGATGGCGGGGGAAAAGGGAGTTTTTCAGCCCCGAGTGCCGAAGGACAGGCAGGTGCGATTTATGCAGCTATTCAAGACGCCGGCGTTTCTCCTGATCAAATTGGCTATTTGGAAGCCCATGCTACAGCGACGCCGCTTGGTGATCCCATGGAAATTGAAGGCTTGAAACTGGCATTTTCCGAATGTACCAAATCAAATTCCTGTGTCATAGGTTCCTCCAAAAGTAATATTGGCCACCTCAATGCGGCAGCTGGAATCGCCGGGCTTTTCAGGGCAATTTTAACCATTAAGGAAAAACAGTTCTTCCCTCAGGCAGGATTTCAAAAGTTGAATCCCGCAATTGATTTTGAGCACTCTCCTTTTTATTTGCCCAATGGACTATCAGATTGGGAATCAGACCAAATAAGGATGGCAGGGGTAAGTTCGTTTGGAGTTGGAGGAACCAATGTCCATGTGATTCTTGAAGAAGCCCCCATTCCAGATGCTCTTTCAGAGGAGCCAAAATCTTATTCCTATCCTGCTTATCTATTCCCTTGGTCAGCTAAATCAGAGGAAAGCTTGGAAGAATATGCCTTGAAACTTTCGGATTTTATTTATGGAAATCCCAATGTGGATTTGGATACAATCAGTTCTGAATTGCTACACAGGCGGATGGGATATCCGTTTAGGAAGTTTATAGTCGCCTCTGATCGTATGGAGCTTATAGATAAATTTGCCCAGCCTGTTTCAGCCAAAAAACAATCGGAAATAATAAGTGAAACAGTTTTCCTATTTCCTGGTCAGGGAGCTCAGTTTTTGAATATGGGCAAAGAGCTTTATCAGTATGTGGAAGTCTTCAAAAAATCGCTGGATACCTGTGCATTGATTTTAGAAGAATTTGCTGGGATTCAAATACTGGACATCATATTCCCGGAAAAGGAAAATGAGGAAGCAGAACTCTTGTTAAAGGATACACAATATACCCAACCAGCTATTTTTGCAGTGGAATATGCTTTATCCCAATGTTGGATTGCGCTTGGGATCAAACCGATTATTCTTTGTGGACATAGTATTGGAGAATTTGTGGCAGCACATTTATCCGGAGTATTTAGTTTGGAAGATGCACTGAAACTTGTAGCCAAAAGAGGCAAAATGATCAGTAGTTTGCCTGGTGGGCATATGTTGTCAATCAGGTGCAAGGAGGAAGAAATCAAGTTCCTATTACCCGATTCTCTTTCACTCGCAGGTGTGAATGGAGAAAACCAATGTGTGGTAGCCGGTAAAAGAGAAGATATAGCTGATTTTGCGGATCTGTTGGAAACCAAAGATATCCCCTCCAAAATATTACAGACAAGTCATGCTTTTCATTCCTATATGATGGATCCCATCCTGGAGGATTTTGCAGATTTTGTCGCGACAATTCCAAAGTCCAAGCCAAGGATTCCAATCGTCTCCACTGTGACCGGAGATTTTATAACCGATGATCAGGCCCAAAGCGCTGAGTATTGGACCAATCAGCTGCGGAATGCGGTTAGGTTTGGCGATGCCTGTCAAACCTTATTGGAGTTGGATTTGCCATTGTCTTTCCTTGAAGTTGGGCCGGGGAATGTCCTTACTTCACTGATACGGCAAAATGAAAAGTCAAAAGGAAAAGATTTTTACAATAGTTTAATAAAAAGCCCAAAGGCATCTGACTTTAAGTTTTTACTTACCCAGGCAGGCCAATTGTGGCAAAACGGTAAAAAAATCCATTGGGAAAACCTAATGCCTATGAATCCGATAAAAGCAGAAATACCCACTTATGCTTTTAAAAAAGAAAAAATATGGATTGAAGCCCCGAGTTCAACAGAGAAAATAGTTAACAAAAAGGATAATTTTTCCGTATCAAATATTACCCAAGTTTTTGAGAACAAATTGAATCACCCTACCATGGACAGAAAGTCTATAATCAAAGAAAAACTTGTTGCATTGATTCAGGATAGTACAGGTTTGTCTGTTTCTGATGAATCAACTTCTTTTATGGAGCTTGGCTTTGATTCCTTGCTACTTACCCAATTGGCTTCCAGGATCAAGCAGGAATTCAAGGTCAATGTTACTTTTAGGCAATTAAGTGATACCCTAGGCGATGTCAGGGCATTGGTTGGGCATCTCGAAGAACAGTTACCTCCAGAAATGTTTGTGGAAAGCATTCCACCATCAAGTCCACAAAATATCGAGACCCCTTCTTCTCGGGAATATAATCAAATTCCGCATTTCTCTCAATTGGAACAAATGCCTTTGACAGGAAACAATGTTGAAATCATGCAGGTCCTTTCGAAACAATTGGAATTGATGACTCAACAAATCAATTTGATGAGTGGAAGATTGACTGCAAATACGCCTGATTCCAAAATGAATCCGGCTGTTACTGTACAAAAACAGGAAATAGCTGAAAATCCCAGTAAAAATAAAACAGCCATAATCCCTCCAAATGCGCCAAAAACCTTTGGTGCCATGGCTAAAATAGATAAGGTTTCGGCAGCGACAAGCCCTGAACAGGATGCATTTATTCAACAGCTCATCCAGCGGTTCAATGAAAAGACGAGAAGCAGTAAAGAATATACCCAGAAACATAGGGCCCATATGGCTGACCCCAGGGTGGTTTCCGGCTTCAAACCAAATACAAAAGAAATCACTTATTCATTGGTGGTAGACCGTTCGGAGGGCAGCAAAATCTGGGACATTGATGGCAATGAATATTTGGATGTATTGAATGGATTTGGAGCTATTCTATTTGGCCATAGACCGGATTTTGTTCAAAAAGCAGTCAAGGAGCAAATGGAAAAAGGCTTTGAAATCGGTCCACAACATGTCTTGGCAGGTGAGGTGAGTGAATTGATCTGTGAATTGACCGGACATGAAAGAGCTGCACTTTGTAATACAGGTTCAGAAGCTGTTATGGCAGCCTTGCGTATGGCCAGAACAGTTACAGGAAGGTCTTTGGTGGTATCCTTCAACAATTCTTACCATGGCACATTTGATGAGGTAATTGTCAGAGGCAGCAATACAAAAAGTTACCCTGCTGCGGCCGGCATTATGCCCTCCCAAGTAGAGAATCTTCTGGTCTTGGAATATGGCACCGAGGAGTCTTTGGAAATTATCAGAAAGCGAAAAGACGAATTGGCTGCCGTATTGGTAGAGCCTGTTCAAAGCCGCAGACCAGAATTTCAGCCTGTAGAGTTTTTGAAGAAAGTGAGGGAAATCACCTTGGAAAGTGGGACTGCTTTGATTTTTGATGAAGTTATAACAGGCTTTAGAACCCATCTCAAAGGGGCTCAAGGACTTTTTGATATCAAAGCTGATATTGGGACTTATGGTAAAGTAATAGGTGGAGGCTTACCGATTGGTGCTATTGCAGGCTCTGCTACTTTTATGGATGCCTTGGATGGAGGATATTGGCAATATGGGGATGATTCCATGCCTGAGGTGGGCGTTACTTATTTTACGGGAACCTTCGTCCGTCACCCATTAGCTTTAGCAGCAGCCAAAGCTTCCTTGGAATATTTCAAAAATGACAACGGAGCATTGCACGCCGATTTGAAACAGAAAACTGATAGAATTGCAGACTCCTTGGACAGTTACTTTAGTGCAAGGAACCTGCCTTTCTACATTGCCCATTTTGGTTCCATGTGGAAACTTAAATACCATCAGGAATTACCCTATACAGACTTGATTTTTATTTTAATGAGGGAAAAGGGCATTCATATTTATGATGAATTCCCATGTTACCTGACTACTAAGATTACTGAAGAGGATGTAGATAGAATCATCTCTGCTTTCAAAGAGTCGATCGATGAATTGATGAAAGCAGGTTTTTTCGGAGGCTTATTGCAATCCCCTGAAATGGCGCAAAAATCAACCTACAATGAACCGCCGATCCCAGGTGCCAAACTCGGCAAAGATCCCATGGGAAATCCTGCTTGGTTTATAAGGGATGAAAATAATCCCGGAAAATTCATTAAGGTCCTAAGCTCGATTTAA